In Amycolatopsis coloradensis, one genomic interval encodes:
- a CDS encoding permease prefix domain 1-containing protein, whose amino-acid sequence MSAIDGYIGDLGRRLHGSPRAKTDLLIEARDGLVDAAEAYREGGVDEAEAERRAVADFGPVAVIARDYQAELALRGDIGTLWKVIVGIPLIHLGWELARIWTYGDWSRSGKSNPEWYLSVIELFGVLVIVPPLIGVVALCGARRLGRRLDSVRLGKVTRWTVGAAASTNLLALLLLTVGTAALDPSRMNVSLACNVLAAGWAAFSLWLLAPAFRSRPALAA is encoded by the coding sequence ATGAGCGCGATCGACGGCTACATCGGCGATCTGGGCAGGCGGTTGCACGGGTCGCCGAGGGCGAAGACCGATCTGCTCATCGAGGCCAGGGACGGTCTGGTCGACGCGGCCGAGGCGTATCGCGAGGGTGGCGTCGACGAGGCGGAAGCCGAACGTCGTGCGGTCGCCGACTTCGGCCCGGTCGCCGTGATCGCGCGTGACTATCAGGCCGAGCTGGCGTTGCGCGGTGACATCGGCACCCTGTGGAAGGTCATCGTCGGTATCCCGCTGATCCATCTGGGCTGGGAACTCGCGCGGATCTGGACCTACGGCGACTGGAGCCGGAGCGGGAAGTCGAACCCCGAGTGGTACCTGTCCGTCATCGAACTCTTCGGCGTCCTGGTCATCGTTCCGCCGCTGATCGGCGTGGTCGCGCTTTGCGGTGCCCGGCGGCTGGGGCGCAGGCTCGACAGCGTCAGGCTGGGGAAGGTGACGCGGTGGACGGTGGGCGCCGCGGCGAGTACGAATCTGCTGGCGCTGCTGCTGCTCACCGTGGGCACCGCTGCCCTCGATCCGTCCAGGATGAACGTGAGCCTGGCGTGCAACGTGCTGGCGGCGGGCTGGGCGGCGTTCAGTCTCTGGTTGCTCGCGCCCGCCTTCCGGTCCCGGCCCGCGCTCGCCGCATGA
- a CDS encoding helix-turn-helix transcriptional regulator: MKADSLRGHLDALLLAVLDGRKLHGYAIIEALQLRSDGALDLPTGTVYPALRRLERAGFLASEWDVVSGRKRRTYKLTRSGQKALAAERAEWQEFTTVIGGVLGGSTA; the protein is encoded by the coding sequence ATGAAGGCCGACAGTCTGCGCGGGCACCTCGACGCGCTGCTCCTCGCCGTCCTCGACGGCCGGAAGCTGCACGGGTACGCCATCATCGAGGCGCTCCAGCTCCGCAGCGACGGTGCGCTCGACCTGCCGACGGGCACCGTCTACCCGGCGCTTCGCCGTTTGGAGCGCGCCGGATTCCTCGCCAGCGAATGGGACGTCGTGTCCGGCCGCAAACGTCGTACGTACAAGCTCACGCGCTCAGGACAGAAGGCACTGGCCGCGGAACGGGCGGAGTGGCAGGAGTTCACCACCGTGATCGGTGGTGTCCTCGGGGGGAGCACGGCATGA
- a CDS encoding cytochrome ubiquinol oxidase subunit I codes for MDALPIARLQFATTTSFHFLFVLLTLGLVTLVAVMQTRSAFGGKPELTRMTRFWGKLYVINYALGIVTGIVMEFQFGLTWTGLSAVAGDVFGAPLAIETLVAFFAESTFLGLWIFGWGRLNKWVHLTLIWLVTLTAYASALFIMVANSFLQNPVGTHAENGVLKLDDFGALFTNPALTMSLPHVLSAALMTGGFFVVGVSAYHFIKRTEEIEFFRRSMRIGVLTSLIGSTLVINFGFGQFGPLGDYHPGKLDGADPLVGASLGFMIQIGFIAFLASLLGTVLLFRNWITKVRPLLYVMVLAIPLPFVAAILGWLVREIGRQPWLIRGRLTTADAVAAIPAGQILFSFIAFTLLFLVLAIADWVLMSRVAKRGPEPVEEAAAPRAELPVLSGV; via the coding sequence ATGGACGCACTCCCGATCGCGAGACTCCAGTTCGCGACGACGACCTCGTTCCACTTCCTGTTCGTGCTGCTCACACTGGGGCTCGTGACACTCGTCGCGGTGATGCAGACTCGCTCCGCGTTCGGCGGCAAGCCGGAACTCACGCGGATGACTCGTTTCTGGGGCAAGCTTTACGTGATCAATTACGCGCTGGGAATCGTCACCGGAATCGTGATGGAATTCCAGTTCGGACTCACCTGGACCGGCCTGTCCGCGGTCGCGGGCGACGTCTTCGGCGCACCGCTGGCCATCGAGACGCTGGTCGCCTTCTTCGCCGAATCGACCTTCCTGGGGCTCTGGATCTTCGGCTGGGGGCGGCTGAACAAGTGGGTCCACCTGACGCTGATCTGGCTGGTCACGCTGACCGCGTACGCCTCGGCGCTGTTCATCATGGTGGCCAACTCGTTCCTGCAGAACCCGGTCGGCACGCACGCCGAGAACGGCGTGCTGAAACTCGACGACTTCGGCGCGCTGTTCACCAACCCGGCGCTGACGATGTCGCTGCCGCACGTGCTCAGCGCGGCGCTCATGACCGGCGGCTTCTTCGTGGTCGGCGTCAGCGCGTACCACTTCATCAAGCGCACCGAGGAGATCGAGTTCTTCCGGCGGTCGATGCGGATCGGCGTGCTCACCTCACTGATCGGCAGCACGCTGGTGATCAACTTCGGCTTCGGTCAGTTCGGCCCGCTCGGTGACTACCACCCCGGCAAGCTCGACGGAGCGGATCCCCTGGTCGGCGCCTCGCTCGGCTTCATGATCCAGATCGGGTTCATCGCCTTCCTCGCTTCGCTCCTCGGCACGGTGCTGCTGTTCCGGAACTGGATCACCAAGGTGCGGCCGCTGCTGTACGTGATGGTGCTGGCCATCCCGCTGCCGTTCGTCGCGGCGATCCTCGGCTGGCTGGTGCGGGAGATCGGCCGTCAGCCGTGGCTGATCCGCGGGCGGCTGACCACCGCCGACGCCGTCGCGGCGATCCCGGCGGGGCAGATCTTGTTCTCCTTCATCGCTTTCACCCTGTTGTTCCTGGTGCTCGCGATCGCCGACTGGGTGCTGATGTCACGGGTCGCGAAACGCGGCCCGGAACCCGTCGAAGAAGCGGCCGCGCCCCGTGCCGAGCTTCCCGTCCTGAGCGGAGTCTGA
- a CDS encoding cytochrome d ubiquinol oxidase subunit II, with the protein MVILWWCVLGFLTAGYFALAGYDYGVGMLLGRLGRDETGRRRVLGAFGPFFLANEVWLVAAVGVLFGAFPHLEGKVFAGAYLPVVTLLLGLVTFTAAVQLRSRRPDAGRGAWTLAITVGAWVTAASWGVFLGNLVLGLPLDAAGKPTGDVLAVFSPYALLWGAGFVALFALQGAAFLAVRAPAEFTARASRIAKALLAPSLAFLVVAVAWGAVETTASWSVLPAIVLAFGALGVAAAALRAGRHKTALVATMTLSASPVLAVGTARLPDALVSSVDGGFSLSLTEAATSTEMLGLLTFVLPPALVAIAAVQWVTWRRHDSRVDQRSLLHF; encoded by the coding sequence ATGGTGATCCTCTGGTGGTGCGTGCTCGGTTTCCTGACCGCCGGCTATTTCGCGCTGGCCGGCTACGACTACGGCGTCGGCATGCTGCTCGGCAGGCTCGGCCGTGACGAGACAGGGCGGCGGCGCGTGCTCGGCGCCTTCGGCCCGTTCTTCCTGGCCAACGAGGTGTGGCTGGTGGCCGCGGTCGGTGTCCTGTTCGGCGCTTTCCCGCATCTGGAAGGAAAAGTGTTCGCCGGGGCGTATCTCCCGGTCGTCACCCTGTTGCTCGGGCTGGTCACCTTCACCGCGGCGGTGCAGCTGCGCAGCAGGCGGCCGGACGCGGGCCGCGGTGCCTGGACGCTGGCGATCACCGTCGGCGCCTGGGTGACGGCGGCGTCCTGGGGAGTGTTCCTCGGCAATCTCGTCCTCGGGCTCCCGCTCGACGCGGCCGGGAAGCCGACCGGCGACGTCCTCGCGGTGTTCAGCCCGTACGCGCTGCTCTGGGGCGCCGGGTTCGTCGCGCTGTTCGCCCTGCAGGGGGCGGCTTTCCTCGCCGTGCGGGCACCCGCCGAGTTCACCGCCCGCGCGAGCCGGATCGCCAAGGCGCTGCTCGCGCCGTCGCTCGCGTTCCTGGTAGTGGCGGTCGCCTGGGGCGCCGTCGAGACCACCGCGTCGTGGTCCGTGCTGCCCGCGATCGTGCTGGCGTTCGGCGCGCTGGGCGTCGCGGCCGCGGCCTTGCGCGCCGGACGGCACAAGACGGCGCTGGTCGCCACGATGACGCTGTCCGCGTCACCGGTGCTGGCCGTCGGAACGGCGCGCCTGCCGGACGCGCTGGTGTCCTCTGTGGACGGAGGGTTCTCGTTGAGCCTGACGGAAGCGGCCACCAGTACCGAGATGCTCGGGCTGCTCACCTTCGTCCTGCCTCCCGCCCTGGTGGCGATCGCCGCCGTGCAATGGGTGACCTGGCGCAGGCACGACAGCCGGGTCGACCAGCGTTCGCTGCTGCACTTCTAG
- the cydD gene encoding thiol reductant ABC exporter subunit CydD produces the protein MPPLPGLRRHFGVLAVLGTLTAAAILVQADGLATLLTGGGVTWTLVAAIAVRALLAGVQGSLGGRFAATVKAGLRKRLLGAEAENPGEVATLVTKGIDAGDGYLTGYLPTVVLSAIVPVAVLVRLFAADLSSALIITATLPLIPVFAILVGQHTKAKTAKQWSLLSKLGGHFLDVVRGLGTLKVFGRAEAQAKTVRAMADAHTDATMRTLRVAFLSALVLELVATLSVALVAVPIGFRLLEGGMVVHTAVLVLLLAPEAYLPLRAAGAKFHASAEGLATLREALAVRSEDVVHGSRVAGRGAPRIVLEKVSVAYGDEVVLSEVDMTIDSGEHVALVGPSGSGKSTLLAVLLGFVTPTSGRVLVDGVDLCGLDPAAWRAGTAWVPQRPTLFTGTVEENIAMGLVPDVQAAARAAAFDKVVRGLPDGYRTRIGELGAPLSAGQRQRLGLARALARTEAGLALLDEPTARLDAETEAAALGATRELLTGRTAVFVAHRPAMAELATRVFEVHEGAVRERELV, from the coding sequence ATGCCTCCCCTTCCCGGATTGCGGCGCCACTTCGGCGTACTGGCCGTCCTCGGAACGCTGACCGCCGCGGCGATCCTCGTCCAGGCCGACGGCCTCGCGACGCTGCTCACCGGCGGCGGCGTGACCTGGACCCTCGTGGCCGCCATCGCGGTACGGGCGCTGCTTGCGGGCGTCCAGGGCTCCCTCGGCGGCCGGTTCGCGGCGACGGTCAAGGCCGGGCTGCGCAAACGGCTTCTCGGCGCGGAGGCGGAGAACCCCGGTGAGGTCGCGACCCTGGTGACCAAGGGGATCGACGCGGGCGACGGCTATCTGACCGGTTATCTGCCGACGGTGGTGCTGTCGGCGATCGTGCCGGTCGCGGTACTCGTCCGGCTGTTCGCCGCGGATCTGTCATCGGCGCTGATCATCACCGCGACGCTGCCGCTGATCCCGGTGTTCGCGATCCTGGTCGGGCAGCACACGAAGGCGAAGACCGCCAAGCAGTGGTCGCTGCTTTCCAAGCTGGGCGGGCATTTCCTCGACGTCGTGCGCGGGCTCGGCACCCTCAAGGTGTTCGGCCGCGCGGAGGCGCAGGCGAAGACGGTGCGGGCGATGGCGGACGCGCACACCGACGCGACGATGCGCACGCTGCGGGTCGCGTTCCTGTCCGCGCTGGTACTGGAACTGGTGGCGACGCTTTCGGTGGCGCTGGTCGCGGTACCGATCGGCTTCCGGCTGCTCGAAGGCGGCATGGTCGTGCACACGGCGGTGCTGGTGCTGCTGCTCGCCCCGGAGGCGTACCTGCCGCTGCGGGCGGCCGGGGCGAAGTTCCATGCCAGCGCCGAAGGGCTCGCCACGTTGCGCGAGGCGCTGGCCGTGCGTTCGGAGGATGTCGTCCACGGTTCGCGCGTGGCCGGCCGCGGTGCGCCGCGGATCGTGCTGGAGAAGGTGAGCGTCGCATACGGCGACGAGGTCGTACTGTCCGAAGTGGACATGACGATCGACTCGGGCGAGCACGTCGCGCTCGTCGGTCCCAGCGGTTCCGGGAAGAGCACGCTACTGGCGGTCCTGCTGGGCTTCGTGACGCCGACGTCCGGCCGGGTCCTCGTCGACGGCGTCGATCTGTGCGGACTGGATCCGGCCGCGTGGCGGGCCGGAACGGCGTGGGTGCCGCAGCGACCGACTTTGTTCACCGGGACCGTCGAGGAGAACATCGCCATGGGCCTGGTGCCGGACGTCCAGGCCGCGGCGCGGGCGGCGGCCTTCGACAAGGTCGTGCGCGGGTTGCCCGACGGCTACCGGACGCGGATCGGCGAACTGGGCGCCCCGCTTTCGGCCGGGCAGCGGCAACGGCTGGGGCTCGCCAGAGCACTGGCCCGCACGGAGGCGGGGCTCGCGCTGCTCGACGAGCCGACGGCCAGGCTCGACGCGGAGACCGAAGCCGCCGCGCTCGGCGCGACCCGCGAACTGCTCACCGGCCGGACCGCGGTGTTCGTGGCCCACCGGCCCGCGATGGCCGAGCTGGCCACCCGCGTCTTCGAAGTCCACGAGGGCGCCGTACGAGAACGGGAACTGGTGTGA
- the cydC gene encoding thiol reductant ABC exporter subunit CydC, with protein MNVWGASTKDVLRLVRAGLIGAGAEIAGLALMAMAAWLLLKAAEQPPLASLTVAIVAVRTLALLRGGLRYAERLAGHEVVLRYLGALRTRVYTSLLPHRVSRHSGGDLVTRLVSDVDAVQDAILRCLLPAGVAAFVGAASTTVTLIASPAAGLVLAAGLAVAGIGLPWLCVRITRTAAEKSAPARADLAERSVELITGRRELIAYGVHESTVDAAHTAVDALAVRDRATANRTSLPSAAGILVQLLTCVTIALTAGVSPPLTAALALGALAVFELVLPLIAAAQRWVEVRASAERVRSLLTEPPPARGTVAPEPGHLRLEGVGVRFEGRAPALDGVDLDLPPGKRVGIVGPSGAGKTTLLNVLLGSVAPTSGRALLNGKPLETYDPTLLPSVITGALADAHVFHTTVRENLLLAKPGSSDAELLDACATAGFDLPLDREVGSDGDSLSGGQRQRLVLARAVLAAPPVLVLDEPVEGLDPEHGDAVLADVLAAARGTVVLVTHRESQVAGFDEVLRL; from the coding sequence GTGAACGTCTGGGGTGCGTCCACAAAGGACGTCTTGCGACTGGTCCGTGCCGGGCTGATCGGGGCCGGGGCGGAGATCGCCGGGCTGGCGTTGATGGCCATGGCCGCTTGGCTGCTGCTGAAGGCGGCCGAACAGCCGCCGCTGGCGTCGCTCACGGTGGCGATCGTCGCCGTCCGGACGCTGGCGTTGCTGCGCGGCGGCCTGCGTTACGCGGAACGGCTCGCCGGGCACGAGGTCGTCCTGCGGTATCTCGGCGCCCTGCGGACCCGCGTGTACACGTCGTTGCTGCCGCACCGGGTCTCCCGGCATTCGGGCGGCGATCTCGTCACGCGGCTGGTGTCCGATGTGGACGCCGTGCAGGACGCGATCCTGCGGTGCCTGCTGCCCGCCGGTGTCGCCGCGTTCGTGGGTGCGGCGTCGACGACGGTCACCCTGATCGCCAGCCCGGCCGCCGGGCTCGTGCTGGCGGCCGGGCTCGCCGTCGCGGGGATCGGCTTGCCGTGGTTGTGCGTGCGGATCACTCGCACGGCGGCGGAGAAGAGCGCTCCGGCCCGCGCGGATCTCGCCGAACGGTCGGTCGAGCTGATCACCGGACGGCGGGAGCTGATCGCCTACGGCGTGCACGAGTCCACTGTGGACGCCGCGCACACCGCTGTCGACGCACTGGCGGTGCGGGACCGCGCGACAGCGAACCGCACGAGCCTGCCGAGCGCGGCCGGGATCCTCGTTCAGCTGCTGACCTGCGTCACGATCGCGCTGACCGCCGGGGTTTCACCGCCGCTGACGGCGGCACTGGCCCTCGGGGCGCTGGCCGTGTTCGAGCTGGTCCTCCCCCTGATCGCGGCCGCCCAGCGCTGGGTCGAGGTCCGCGCGTCGGCCGAGCGGGTGCGCTCGCTGCTGACGGAACCGCCGCCCGCACGCGGCACCGTGGCGCCCGAGCCTGGGCATCTGCGGCTCGAAGGGGTCGGCGTTCGGTTCGAGGGCAGGGCCCCCGCGCTGGACGGCGTCGACCTCGACCTTCCGCCGGGCAAGCGAGTCGGGATCGTGGGGCCGAGCGGGGCCGGGAAGACGACGTTGCTGAACGTGCTGCTGGGTTCCGTGGCGCCGACGTCCGGGCGCGCTCTGCTGAACGGGAAACCACTGGAGACCTACGACCCGACGCTGCTGCCGTCGGTGATCACGGGCGCGCTCGCGGACGCGCACGTCTTCCACACGACGGTCCGGGAGAACCTGCTGCTCGCGAAGCCCGGCTCTTCCGACGCCGAACTGCTCGACGCGTGCGCTACGGCCGGTTTCGACCTGCCGCTGGATCGCGAAGTCGGCTCAGACGGCGACTCGCTGTCCGGCGGGCAACGCCAGCGGCTCGTGCTCGCTCGGGCGGTGCTGGCCGCGCCGCCGGTGCTCGTGCTGGACGAGCCTGTCGAAGGGCTGGACCCTGAGCACGGCGACGCCGTCCTGGCGGACGTGCTCGCGGCCGCGCGCGGCACCGTCGTCCTGGTGACGCATCGTGAGTCGCAGGTCGCCGGGTTCGACGAAGTCCTACGTCTGTAG
- a CDS encoding glucosyl-3-phosphoglycerate synthase, which translates to MSWFERRTWQNPGWTVDDIVAAKGDRTVSVVLPALDEEDTVAEVVGTVRPLLGTVVDELIVMDSGSTDATAELAARAGARVVHREDVLPDLPPVPGKGEVLWRSLAATTGDVVVFLDSDLVDPDPAFVPTLLGPLLCETGVHLVKGFYRRPLRLESSGGGRVTELLARPVLSALRPSLSGLIQPLGGEYAATREFLESVPFAAGYGVEIGLILDAEARYGLEGLAQVNLGVRKHRNRSLLQLGVMARQILGTALARCGIKSDDPAQLTQFAQVGDEWLPEVAEVPVSDRPPMRDVRDLQT; encoded by the coding sequence ATGAGTTGGTTCGAGCGGCGTACGTGGCAGAACCCCGGCTGGACGGTCGATGACATCGTCGCTGCGAAGGGTGACCGGACGGTTTCGGTCGTGCTACCGGCACTCGACGAGGAGGACACCGTCGCCGAGGTCGTGGGGACGGTCCGCCCGTTGCTGGGCACGGTCGTCGACGAGCTGATCGTGATGGATTCCGGGTCCACCGACGCCACCGCCGAGCTCGCCGCCCGCGCCGGCGCGCGCGTGGTGCACCGCGAGGACGTGCTCCCCGACCTGCCGCCGGTGCCGGGCAAGGGCGAGGTGCTGTGGCGGTCGCTGGCCGCGACGACCGGTGACGTCGTCGTGTTCCTCGACTCCGACCTCGTCGACCCGGATCCGGCGTTCGTGCCGACCCTGCTCGGGCCCCTGCTCTGCGAAACCGGCGTCCACCTGGTCAAAGGGTTCTACCGGCGGCCGCTGCGGCTGGAGAGCAGCGGCGGCGGCCGGGTCACCGAGTTGCTGGCACGACCGGTCCTCTCGGCGCTGCGACCTTCGCTCTCCGGGCTCATTCAGCCCCTTGGAGGCGAGTACGCCGCGACGCGCGAGTTCCTCGAATCAGTGCCCTTCGCGGCCGGGTACGGCGTCGAGATCGGGCTCATTCTCGACGCCGAAGCGCGCTACGGCCTCGAAGGGCTCGCGCAGGTCAATCTCGGTGTACGCAAGCATCGCAACCGCTCGCTGCTTCAGCTCGGGGTGATGGCGCGCCAGATCCTCGGGACGGCGCTCGCGCGCTGCGGCATCAAGTCGGACGACCCGGCCCAGCTCACCCAGTTCGCGCAAGTAGGTGACGAATGGCTGCCGGAGGTCGCCGAGGTGCCGGTGAGTGACCGGCCGCCGATGCGGGACGTGCGCGACCTACAGACGTAG
- a CDS encoding lysophospholipid acyltransferase family protein, whose product MLPLLVRFVLGPLVRALYRPEIRGVENIPATGPVLLAPNHRAALDTGVITFTAMRQVKFLGKAEYFTGRGLKGKMMAGFLGGLGYVPVERGNAQAGLAALEAARKVLDAGGAFAIYPEGTRSLDGRLHRGHTGVAALALATGAKVVPVALSGTENLQPAGKRIPRRAKITVTYGSPLDFSRYEGQDSSPAIRRSVTDEIMYAILELSGQEYVDSYHKRPDQSAA is encoded by the coding sequence TTGCTACCGCTACTCGTCCGATTCGTGCTCGGCCCGCTGGTCAGGGCGCTGTACCGCCCCGAGATCCGCGGCGTGGAGAACATTCCCGCCACCGGGCCGGTGCTGCTGGCACCCAACCACCGGGCGGCGCTGGACACCGGCGTGATCACTTTCACGGCGATGCGGCAGGTCAAGTTCCTCGGCAAGGCGGAGTACTTCACCGGTCGCGGGCTCAAGGGCAAAATGATGGCCGGATTCCTGGGCGGCCTCGGCTACGTCCCGGTCGAACGCGGCAACGCGCAAGCCGGCCTCGCCGCGCTGGAAGCGGCGCGGAAGGTGCTCGACGCGGGCGGCGCGTTCGCGATCTACCCCGAAGGCACCCGCTCGCTGGACGGGCGGCTGCACCGCGGCCACACCGGTGTCGCGGCCCTGGCGCTGGCGACCGGCGCGAAGGTCGTACCCGTCGCGCTTTCCGGGACCGAAAACCTGCAGCCCGCCGGGAAGCGGATCCCGCGGCGGGCGAAGATCACCGTCACCTACGGTTCGCCGCTGGACTTCTCCCGGTACGAGGGACAGGACTCGTCGCCGGCGATCCGGCGCTCGGTGACCGACGAGATCATGTACGCGATCCTGGAGCTTTCGGGGCAGGAGTACGTCGACTCGTACCACAAACGGCCTGATCAGAGCGCTGCCTGA
- a CDS encoding TIGR00730 family Rossman fold protein, whose protein sequence is MSETSEFPDGQYPERPIERHKGPVVLRRDRRDQGSTTDQRLLDSRGPSDWVHTDPWRVLRIQAEFVEGFGALAEVPRAVTVFGSARTKRDHPEYELGRKIGGALANAGFAVMTGGGPGAMEAVNRGANEAGGFSVGLGIELPFEQGLNPWVDLGVNFRYFFARKTMFIKYSQAFICLPGGFGTLDELFEALTLVQTKKVTKFPVVLFGSKYWGGLYDWIASSLLAEGKIGQKDLELLHVTDDIEDAVRVVQDSYKAWEDTH, encoded by the coding sequence GTGAGCGAGACAAGCGAGTTCCCCGACGGCCAGTACCCGGAACGTCCGATCGAGCGCCACAAGGGCCCGGTCGTGCTGCGGCGGGATCGCCGTGACCAAGGCAGCACCACCGACCAGCGCCTGCTGGACTCGCGGGGTCCGAGCGACTGGGTGCACACCGACCCGTGGCGCGTGCTGCGGATCCAGGCGGAGTTCGTCGAGGGCTTCGGCGCGCTGGCCGAGGTGCCGCGCGCGGTGACGGTGTTCGGTTCGGCGCGGACCAAGCGGGACCACCCGGAGTACGAACTCGGCCGCAAGATCGGCGGCGCGCTCGCGAACGCGGGCTTCGCGGTGATGACCGGCGGCGGCCCCGGCGCGATGGAAGCGGTGAACCGGGGCGCCAACGAGGCGGGCGGGTTCTCGGTCGGCCTCGGCATCGAGCTGCCGTTCGAGCAGGGCCTGAACCCGTGGGTCGACCTCGGCGTCAACTTCCGGTACTTCTTCGCGCGCAAGACCATGTTCATCAAGTACTCGCAGGCGTTCATCTGCCTGCCCGGCGGTTTCGGCACGCTCGACGAGCTGTTCGAGGCGCTCACGCTGGTGCAGACGAAGAAGGTCACGAAGTTCCCGGTCGTGCTGTTCGGCAGCAAGTACTGGGGCGGCCTGTACGACTGGATCGCCAGTTCGCTGCTCGCCGAGGGCAAGATCGGTCAGAAGGACCTCGAGCTTCTGCACGTGACCGACGACATCGAAGACGCCGTACGCGTCGTGCAGGATTCGTACAAGGCTTGGGAGGACACCCACTGA
- a CDS encoding glycoside hydrolase family 9 protein, protein MMVSSWSRTVAAVSALVLGGLTVPAVSAAAAVQGEVRVDQVGYGITETKHAYLLSSAPGAFSVIDERGRTVHRGRTGQSLGAWNAKYPAVYQLDLSKVWLPGKYRIEVTGETKATSPTFRVDTKDRLFTPLVRATNEFFQAQRDGDDIIPGRLDRKPSHLADKQATVYEWPAFGGEFGDEITEPLKPAGGPIDVEGGWVDAGDFVKFTSNTAYSLAELGYVLREGYDPALAKEVKLGLDWLDKMWDEKSKTLYAQVGIGTGSDKFGFLGDHDVWRNPHDDDALDVKPGDPKYFVKHRPVFPANPGGSGLSPNLAGRVAAAFALGAQVEAKRNPALAREYLAEASSVFAQAKTENVGELVTAFPHAYYPESSWRDDMELGATQLALAAKALRDPRSADWTRQAAHWAKAYIDLEEKSTLNLYDTSALAHAELAKLLRHSVPGAALGPKELIGDLRRQLAEGVASAAQSPFRTAVSVKEFDAASKSFGFAATERLYADLTGDRRYAAFGSQQRNFTLGANAWGISLVVGVGTTYPRCPHHQAANLAGEEKLLYGAVVNGPNGAENFEHMELPPGSKDCKKPFEAFDTPEARYADDLASWPSNEPAIDFTSTAMLAFALTGRS, encoded by the coding sequence ATGATGGTGAGTTCCTGGTCCCGGACGGTGGCCGCGGTTTCGGCACTGGTCCTCGGGGGTTTGACGGTTCCGGCGGTTTCGGCCGCGGCGGCGGTCCAAGGTGAGGTGCGGGTCGATCAGGTCGGCTACGGCATCACCGAGACCAAGCACGCCTATCTCCTCTCCAGCGCGCCGGGTGCGTTCTCGGTGATCGACGAACGCGGCCGGACCGTCCATCGTGGACGGACCGGGCAGTCGCTCGGCGCGTGGAACGCGAAGTACCCGGCGGTGTACCAGCTGGACCTGTCGAAGGTCTGGCTGCCGGGCAAGTACCGGATCGAGGTCACCGGCGAGACCAAGGCGACGTCGCCGACCTTCCGGGTGGACACCAAGGACCGGCTCTTCACGCCGCTCGTCCGTGCCACCAACGAGTTCTTCCAGGCGCAGCGCGACGGTGACGACATCATCCCCGGGCGTCTCGACCGCAAACCCTCGCATCTGGCCGACAAGCAGGCCACGGTCTACGAGTGGCCCGCGTTCGGCGGTGAATTCGGCGACGAGATCACCGAACCGCTGAAGCCGGCAGGCGGGCCGATCGACGTCGAGGGCGGCTGGGTCGACGCGGGCGACTTCGTCAAGTTCACGTCGAACACGGCGTACTCGCTGGCGGAGCTGGGTTACGTGCTCCGCGAGGGCTACGACCCGGCGTTGGCCAAGGAGGTCAAGCTCGGCCTCGACTGGCTCGACAAGATGTGGGACGAGAAGAGCAAGACGCTCTACGCCCAGGTCGGGATCGGGACGGGCAGCGACAAGTTCGGGTTCCTCGGCGACCACGACGTCTGGCGGAATCCGCACGACGACGACGCGCTCGACGTGAAACCCGGTGACCCCAAGTACTTCGTGAAGCATCGGCCGGTCTTCCCGGCTAACCCCGGCGGGTCCGGGCTCAGCCCGAACCTCGCCGGCCGTGTCGCCGCCGCTTTCGCGCTCGGCGCCCAGGTCGAGGCGAAGCGGAACCCTGCGCTGGCAAGGGAATACCTCGCCGAGGCTTCGTCGGTCTTCGCGCAGGCCAAGACCGAGAACGTCGGCGAACTGGTCACCGCGTTCCCGCACGCGTACTACCCGGAGTCGTCCTGGCGGGACGACATGGAACTCGGCGCGACGCAGCTGGCCCTGGCGGCCAAGGCCCTGCGTGACCCGCGGTCCGCCGACTGGACGCGGCAGGCGGCGCACTGGGCGAAGGCCTACATCGACCTCGAAGAGAAGAGCACGCTCAACCTGTACGACACCAGCGCGCTGGCGCACGCCGAACTGGCGAAGCTCCTGCGGCACAGTGTCCCAGGTGCCGCGCTCGGTCCGAAGGAACTGATCGGCGACCTCCGCCGTCAGCTCGCCGAAGGTGTCGCGAGCGCGGCTCAAAGTCCTTTCCGGACCGCCGTCTCGGTGAAGGAATTCGACGCGGCCAGCAAGAGCTTCGGGTTCGCCGCGACCGAGCGGCTGTACGCGGACCTGACCGGTGACCGCCGGTACGCGGCGTTCGGTTCGCAGCAGCGGAACTTCACCCTCGGCGCGAACGCGTGGGGCATCTCGCTGGTCGTCGGCGTCGGCACCACGTACCCGCGGTGCCCGCACCACCAGGCGGCGAACCTCGCCGGCGAGGAGAAACTGCTCTACGGCGCCGTCGTGAACGGCCCCAACGGAGCGGAGAACTTCGAGCACATGGAGCTCCCGCCGGGTTCGAAGGACTGCAAGAAGCCCTTCGAAGCCTTCGACACCCCCGAGGCCCGCTACGCCGACGACCTCGCTTCGTGGCCGAGCAACGAGCCCGCCATCGACTTCACCTCGACGGCCATGCTCGCGTTCGCGCTGACCGGACGTTCCTGA